A stretch of Bacillus pseudomycoides DNA encodes these proteins:
- a CDS encoding ABC transporter permease subunit, with the protein MLHKTSQFMIKLSSIILSLLLLLNLPYLFITHGGFTFQPIQFSKQIFIMLKQIFSPESLIVLSSDARFGSFKKTPLFPTVLEPYAYSFTVLSVAFFLALFLSSNMAFFYFLAKDSIKKWINRFVFILEAVPDMMMMICLQMFFIWFLQKFGESPVTIISFNENRAYLLPILSLAVLPTIQMFRMMILYIQEEHGKQYVEVAYGKGLSSSYILCIHVFKNIFIHFFHHLKTIFVFLLSNLFILEFVFNMQGIIQFLFKKAFISPPAVFIILIMIILPFYIIFQITSFMMNRWQKQMKGETL; encoded by the coding sequence ATGTTACACAAAACATCTCAATTTATGATAAAACTTTCATCGATTATTTTATCACTCTTACTGTTATTAAATTTACCTTATTTATTTATCACTCACGGAGGATTCACCTTTCAGCCGATACAATTTTCAAAACAGATTTTTATTATGTTAAAACAGATTTTCTCTCCGGAGTCTCTTATCGTTCTATCATCAGACGCGAGGTTTGGTAGTTTTAAAAAAACCCCATTATTCCCAACTGTTTTAGAACCTTACGCCTATTCATTTACTGTTTTATCTGTCGCTTTTTTTCTTGCGCTCTTTCTTTCATCTAACATGGCATTTTTTTATTTTTTAGCAAAAGATTCTATCAAAAAATGGATAAACCGATTTGTTTTTATATTAGAAGCTGTCCCTGATATGATGATGATGATTTGTTTACAAATGTTTTTCATATGGTTCCTTCAGAAATTCGGGGAATCTCCTGTCACAATTATTTCTTTTAATGAAAATCGAGCTTATTTACTCCCTATTTTATCTTTAGCAGTTTTACCTACCATACAGATGTTTCGGATGATGATTTTATACATACAAGAAGAACATGGAAAACAATATGTAGAAGTTGCTTATGGAAAAGGCCTTTCATCAAGTTATATACTGTGCATTCATGTATTCAAAAATATATTCATTCACTTCTTTCACCATTTAAAAACAATTTTTGTTTTCCTACTTTCTAACTTGTTCATTTTAGAATTTGTTTTTAATATGCAAGGCATTATTCAATTTTTATTTAAAAAGGCGTTTATTTCACCCCCTGCTGTATTTATCATACTTATCATGATTATCTTGCCGTTTTATATTATTTTTCAAATCACTTCTTTTATGATGAATAGGTGGCAAAAACAAATGAAAGGAGAAACGCTATGA
- a CDS encoding YitT family protein produces MKKIFEYVLLTIGSIIVAGSLELILAPNGLVDGGVTAISIMANKVAGLPLYGVFLGLNIPILLFTAKVMGKKFFIRTSYANVVTTLGLIYLKPFPAITTSELLIVLYGGVLFGIGVGIVVKMGGAIDGSEMLAVWMNKHFKVPISTFLLAVNAVIFVFVAILFSIEQAMFSLAIFYIVTKMIDFILDGINQGKSVMIISSKNKEVGELLMKELQLSVTYLHGEGGFLGEHQRIIYCITNRFIYPKMKDLVLSVDSSAIIEASYSTETTGVKRPGMSSRSGQTSND; encoded by the coding sequence ATGAAAAAAATATTTGAATATGTTTTATTAACAATTGGCTCGATTATTGTAGCTGGCTCATTGGAGTTGATTTTGGCACCCAATGGACTAGTAGATGGTGGGGTAACAGCCATTTCTATTATGGCAAATAAAGTTGCTGGGCTACCGCTTTATGGTGTGTTTTTAGGACTTAATATTCCTATTCTATTATTTACTGCAAAAGTAATGGGGAAAAAGTTCTTTATTCGTACGTCTTATGCAAATGTTGTAACAACTCTCGGATTAATTTATTTGAAGCCATTTCCAGCGATTACAACGTCTGAATTACTAATTGTATTGTATGGCGGAGTATTATTTGGAATTGGTGTTGGGATTGTTGTGAAAATGGGCGGTGCGATTGATGGGTCAGAAATGTTAGCGGTTTGGATGAATAAACATTTTAAGGTGCCGATTAGTACATTTTTACTTGCTGTAAATGCTGTTATTTTTGTATTTGTCGCTATTTTGTTTTCAATTGAACAAGCGATGTTCTCACTCGCAATTTTCTACATTGTTACGAAGATGATAGATTTCATATTAGATGGCATTAATCAAGGCAAGAGTGTCATGATTATTTCGAGTAAAAATAAAGAAGTTGGTGAACTTCTTATGAAGGAGTTACAACTTTCTGTTACGTATCTACATGGAGAAGGCGGTTTTTTAGGAGAGCACCAGAGAATTATCTATTGTATTACAAACCGTTTTATTTATCCAAAGATGAAAGATCTCGTTCTCTCTGTAGATTCAAGTGCCATCATTGAAGCTTCTTATTCAACAGAAACAACTGGTGTGAAACGCCCAGGGATGTCATCACGTTCAGGGCAAACATCAAATGATTAG
- a CDS encoding Spo0E family sporulation regulatory protein-aspartic acid phosphatase: MELVKHYGFCHPRVLKFSQDLDKLIIRMMKQSEIRDIITKQTVIHVKIKTL; the protein is encoded by the coding sequence ATTGAGCTTGTTAAACACTATGGTTTTTGTCATCCTAGGGTGCTAAAATTTAGCCAAGATCTAGATAAATTAATTATTCGTATGATGAAGCAAAGTGAAATACGTGACATTATTACAAAACAAACAGTAATACATGTAAAAATAAAAACTCTATAA
- a CDS encoding cupin domain-containing protein, giving the protein MKIFDFSEKVGNHIAVFHSNFIMSNIVKHEGEVHIGCMHLQPKGIIGYHEAVVSQLLLIVQGEGLVCGADRQKRKVQPGQAVFWNKGEFHETTTETGLMAIVIESANLESNIRMPIVEIEAEDSRRVER; this is encoded by the coding sequence ATGAAGATATTTGATTTCAGTGAAAAGGTAGGGAATCACATAGCAGTGTTTCATTCTAATTTTATTATGTCAAACATAGTAAAACATGAGGGAGAGGTACATATTGGTTGTATGCATTTACAACCAAAAGGAATAATCGGGTATCATGAAGCAGTTGTTTCTCAGCTGCTTCTTATTGTGCAAGGAGAAGGGCTTGTTTGTGGTGCAGATAGACAGAAAAGGAAAGTGCAACCGGGTCAAGCGGTTTTCTGGAATAAAGGAGAGTTCCATGAAACAACTACTGAAACTGGGCTTATGGCAATTGTTATTGAGTCAGCGAATCTAGAAAGTAATATCCGGATGCCGATTGTAGAAATTGAAGCCGAGGATAGTAGGAGGGTGGAAAGATGA
- a CDS encoding GNAT family N-acetyltransferase, producing MTYVVRKMNARDIAAVQEVAKVAWYDTYKGIIPEEVQATFLKQTYSDEMMKRRLEHSHLFVAETEDQIVGFANFSPVKHQNEAELGAIYVLPEHQEKRIGTALLQRGITYLEGVRKIYIHVEAANEKGKRFYEAKGFAALEQFEEDFEGHMLQTVRMVLHV from the coding sequence ATGACATATGTAGTTAGAAAAATGAATGCACGGGATATTGCTGCTGTACAAGAAGTGGCAAAAGTAGCTTGGTATGATACATATAAAGGGATTATCCCAGAAGAAGTGCAAGCCACGTTTTTGAAACAAACGTATTCGGATGAAATGATGAAACGAAGACTAGAGCATTCGCACTTATTTGTAGCAGAAACAGAAGACCAAATTGTAGGGTTTGCTAATTTTTCACCTGTAAAACATCAAAATGAAGCGGAATTAGGGGCAATATATGTATTACCGGAACACCAAGAGAAAAGGATTGGTACAGCTTTATTGCAAAGAGGTATTACCTATTTAGAAGGGGTTAGAAAGATATATATTCATGTAGAAGCAGCGAATGAAAAAGGGAAACGGTTTTATGAAGCGAAGGGCTTTGCAGCTTTAGAGCAATTTGAAGAAGACTTTGAGGGACACATGCTACAAACGGTAAGAATGGTGTTACATGTGTAG
- a CDS encoding GNAT family N-acetyltransferase, with the protein MNVKEIKSEDQLDAVLPVLQQLRTALTKEEAQFLFRQMQEERYQLFSLYNEENEVVSLAGVAICTNFYNKKHVFVYDLVTAEAHRSKGYGKALLSYIEEWGTEKGCSSVVLTSAFPRIDAHRFYEREGYNKVSYSFCKELQ; encoded by the coding sequence ATGAATGTTAAGGAAATAAAATCAGAAGATCAATTAGATGCGGTATTACCCGTTTTACAACAATTACGAACGGCGCTTACAAAAGAGGAAGCACAATTTTTATTTCGTCAGATGCAAGAGGAACGCTATCAATTATTTTCTTTGTATAATGAGGAAAATGAGGTGGTTAGCCTTGCTGGTGTAGCGATATGTACGAATTTTTATAATAAGAAACATGTTTTTGTATATGACCTTGTAACGGCAGAAGCTCATCGCTCCAAAGGATATGGTAAAGCATTATTATCATATATAGAGGAGTGGGGAACAGAAAAGGGATGTAGTTCTGTTGTTTTGACATCAGCGTTTCCAAGAATTGATGCACATAGATTTTATGAAAGAGAAGGATATAATAAGGTAAGTTATTCTTTTTGTAAAGAGTTACAATAG
- a CDS encoding ABC transporter permease subunit encodes MFLQILDGAKFTILFAIAISLLRILFGTCIGILLSLYATKFKRFFQACSEVFYYIPTLFIAFILITPINLVITSNADRLSPNISFALYQAIILIFIALPTISLYISSEVDEFMKKDYISSSQLMGASRFHIIKKHLRVLLLDRVFLLFMEHIVQTLILMIHLALLNIVIGGIQMKEMDEGQFKPVSLSNDWAGLIGLNRNEMNLSLWIIFYTLATFFITILFIKLMTLGIQDALKVRNSQIVAVQSVQDQKTFVKNKDPFSFASLEEKSGSSLHL; translated from the coding sequence ATCTTCTTACAAATTTTAGACGGAGCAAAATTTACAATTTTATTTGCTATCGCAATTAGTTTATTACGTATTTTATTTGGAACATGTATAGGTATTCTATTAAGTTTATACGCTACAAAATTCAAAAGATTTTTCCAGGCATGCTCAGAAGTTTTTTATTATATCCCAACTTTATTTATCGCATTCATACTTATCACGCCAATTAATCTTGTAATCACATCAAATGCGGATCGACTAAGTCCAAATATCTCATTTGCACTTTATCAAGCTATTATACTCATTTTTATCGCTCTCCCTACAATTTCGTTATATATTTCATCAGAAGTTGATGAATTTATGAAAAAAGATTATATATCGAGCTCACAATTAATGGGGGCAAGTCGTTTTCATATTATAAAAAAACATTTACGAGTCTTATTGCTCGACCGCGTATTTTTGTTATTTATGGAACATATTGTCCAAACACTCATACTCATGATCCACTTAGCATTACTTAACATTGTGATCGGCGGGATACAAATGAAAGAAATGGACGAAGGTCAGTTCAAACCTGTTTCACTCTCGAATGATTGGGCGGGCCTTATTGGACTAAATCGTAATGAAATGAATCTTTCATTGTGGATTATTTTTTATACTCTCGCTACATTCTTTATTACTATTCTTTTTATTAAGCTCATGACACTTGGGATTCAAGATGCACTTAAAGTAAGAAATTCACAAATTGTAGCAGTTCAATCTGTTCAAGATCAAAAAACATTTGTTAAAAATAAAGATCCTTTTTCATTTGCTTCTCTAGAAGAGAAAAGTGGTTCTTCGCTGCATTTATAA
- a CDS encoding 2'-5' RNA ligase family protein, with product MYAVIATFDKKFSKHVKEIREGLTDIVHNEGLEPHITLADYHALGLEAYRHELEKFTESVEHFRVGFSSVGTFPTNGTIFLAPTVTKGLLEVHQSFHNHFKDFHDQPHSYYVPEKWVPHCTIANRLEREQFVRVMEFVYKEFRVQTAVVESLKLIRVNYENGNSVSCSIVAEYNLKREETFI from the coding sequence ATGTACGCTGTTATTGCTACATTTGATAAGAAGTTTTCAAAGCACGTGAAAGAGATTCGGGAAGGACTAACGGACATTGTACATAATGAGGGCTTAGAGCCTCATATTACATTAGCTGACTATCATGCTTTGGGTTTAGAAGCATATAGACATGAACTTGAAAAGTTTACAGAGAGTGTAGAGCATTTTCGAGTTGGATTTTCTTCTGTTGGTACCTTTCCTACAAATGGAACAATCTTTCTAGCGCCAACAGTAACGAAGGGATTATTAGAGGTGCATCAATCTTTTCATAATCATTTTAAAGATTTTCATGATCAGCCACATTCATATTATGTACCTGAGAAATGGGTGCCACATTGTACGATTGCCAACCGTTTAGAACGAGAGCAATTTGTTCGTGTAATGGAGTTTGTATATAAAGAGTTTCGTGTGCAAACGGCAGTTGTTGAAAGTCTAAAGTTAATTAGAGTGAACTATGAAAATGGTAATTCTGTTTCTTGTAGCATAGTAGCGGAATACAATTTGAAAAGAGAGGAGACATTCATATGA
- a CDS encoding DUF4256 domain-containing protein produces the protein MTKRNKINNKNELSLEQREELLRALKARFEKNMNRHKGLEWAKVQAKLDANTEKLWSLNEMERTGGEPDVVGHDKEKGEYIFYDCSAESPKGRRSVCYDREGLESRKKHKPENNAIDMATAMGIELLTEEQYRTLQNLENFDMKTSSWVKTPSDIRELGGALFCDCRFAHVFVYHNGAESYYAARGFRGSLRV, from the coding sequence ATGACAAAGAGAAATAAAATCAACAATAAAAATGAGTTGTCACTAGAACAGCGTGAAGAATTACTCAGAGCATTGAAAGCCCGTTTTGAGAAAAACATGAACCGCCATAAAGGTCTTGAATGGGCTAAAGTCCAAGCAAAGCTGGATGCTAATACTGAAAAACTGTGGTCGCTCAATGAAATGGAAAGAACTGGCGGCGAACCGGATGTTGTTGGTCATGATAAAGAGAAGGGCGAATACATTTTTTATGATTGTTCAGCGGAAAGTCCTAAAGGTCGCAGAAGTGTTTGTTACGATCGTGAAGGGTTAGAGTCAAGAAAAAAACATAAACCAGAAAATAACGCTATTGATATGGCAACTGCCATGGGCATTGAACTATTAACGGAAGAACAATATCGGACGTTGCAAAATCTTGAAAATTTCGATATGAAAACGTCGAGTTGGGTGAAAACACCCTCTGATATTAGAGAACTCGGCGGTGCCCTTTTTTGTGATTGTCGCTTCGCGCACGTCTTCGTGTATCACAATGGAGCAGAATCCTACTATGCCGCCAGGGGTTTTCGTGGCTCGCTAAGGGTCTGA
- a CDS encoding PLP-dependent aminotransferase family protein: MDLTIPLQLESKTPIYIQIYDYMKQEILKRTLPAGTRLPSHRNLALQLGVSRITVESAYQQLSAEGYVDSKPKRGIFVAEVDVDVIPNKQHAPFYQFEKKQTEPLFFDCSQGNIDQTAFPLSNWKRALQQCLLQYENDLFTKEDPQGEYILRTHIAKYLYHARGVHCTPNQIIIGAGTQPLLWLLIQLLGQQKSYAIENPGFHRVKAIVQSCGHPVHPVPLDEKGMNISSLNNCDANVAYVTPSHQFPYGMIMPLSRRLELLKWANDCSGYIIEDDYDGEFRYVGKPIPSLQGLDTNERVIYMGTFSKSFLPSLRMGYIVLPKHLLDAYKNLGGIFKQTVSKIQQLALANFIQKGDWDRHLNRVRTLYKKKHHTLVKSLLSQMGTDVDILGDQSGLHIVLHVHNGMNEHELIQSADEKHVKLYPLSIYDSVNHLQQKAYVLLGFGGIPIDSIETVVTLLKEAWFPKKSCSSQK, from the coding sequence ATGGATTTAACTATTCCTCTACAATTAGAAAGTAAAACACCCATCTATATACAAATTTATGACTACATGAAACAAGAAATCTTAAAGAGAACGCTCCCTGCCGGAACACGTCTCCCTTCTCACCGAAATTTAGCATTACAACTTGGTGTTAGCCGCATTACAGTCGAATCAGCTTATCAGCAGTTATCCGCGGAAGGCTATGTAGACAGTAAACCGAAGCGTGGTATATTTGTTGCGGAAGTAGATGTAGATGTTATACCAAATAAACAACATGCTCCATTTTACCAATTTGAAAAAAAACAAACAGAACCGCTCTTTTTTGATTGTAGTCAAGGAAACATCGATCAAACAGCCTTTCCACTCTCAAATTGGAAAAGAGCACTACAACAATGTTTACTCCAATATGAAAACGACTTATTTACAAAAGAAGATCCACAAGGAGAATATATACTTCGTACTCACATTGCAAAATATTTGTATCATGCTCGCGGGGTTCATTGCACACCTAACCAAATTATTATTGGTGCTGGTACACAACCTCTTCTTTGGTTACTTATTCAATTACTTGGGCAGCAAAAATCATACGCAATCGAAAATCCTGGGTTTCACCGCGTAAAAGCTATTGTTCAAAGCTGCGGTCACCCTGTTCATCCTGTACCATTAGACGAAAAAGGAATGAACATTTCATCTCTAAATAATTGTGATGCGAACGTTGCTTATGTTACGCCTTCTCATCAATTTCCATATGGCATGATTATGCCTTTATCAAGACGGCTCGAGTTATTAAAATGGGCCAATGATTGCTCAGGATATATTATTGAAGACGATTACGACGGAGAGTTTCGCTACGTTGGAAAACCTATCCCTTCCTTACAAGGGCTTGATACAAATGAACGTGTTATTTACATGGGAACTTTTTCAAAATCATTCTTACCTTCCTTAAGAATGGGATATATTGTTCTTCCAAAACATCTTTTGGATGCTTATAAAAACTTAGGTGGTATCTTCAAACAAACTGTTTCTAAAATACAACAGCTTGCCCTTGCTAACTTTATTCAAAAAGGAGATTGGGATCGACACTTAAACCGTGTTCGTACATTATATAAGAAAAAACATCATACATTAGTCAAATCACTTTTAAGCCAAATGGGCACTGATGTTGATATACTTGGAGATCAATCTGGACTTCATATCGTACTACATGTTCATAACGGCATGAATGAACATGAACTCATTCAGTCAGCTGATGAAAAACATGTAAAGCTTTATCCTCTATCCATATACGATTCAGTAAATCATTTACAACAAAAAGCTTATGTATTACTAGGTTTCGGAGGGATACCAATCGATTCAATTGAAACTGTTGTAACATTATTAAAAGAAGCTTGGTTTCCTAAAAAAAGCTGCTCCTCGCAAAAATAA
- a CDS encoding GNAT family N-acetyltransferase has protein sequence MIRKATEEEVQQILSLAAQSLFEGTKGTCQLSQEKAIEITQPLLDKGAYYLVVKQENVLAGWILIGENTDYFSGGKMGFIYELYIFPAYRGKGLSRKLMKAGIDRLREKYKEIRLNVFAGNFAKEMYKEFGFVERQVVMTLKQEK, from the coding sequence ATGATTCGAAAGGCAACAGAAGAGGAAGTACAGCAAATACTGAGTTTGGCAGCACAATCGCTATTTGAAGGAACAAAAGGAACGTGTCAGTTAAGCCAAGAAAAAGCGATTGAGATTACACAGCCTCTATTAGATAAAGGAGCGTATTATTTAGTTGTAAAACAAGAGAATGTGCTAGCAGGATGGATTTTAATTGGAGAGAATACAGATTATTTTTCAGGAGGAAAAATGGGATTCATTTATGAATTATATATTTTTCCAGCGTATAGAGGAAAAGGGTTATCCCGAAAACTAATGAAAGCAGGAATCGATAGATTGCGAGAAAAGTATAAAGAAATACGTTTAAATGTATTCGCTGGGAATTTCGCCAAAGAGATGTATAAAGAATTTGGATTTGTTGAGAGGCAAGTAGTTATGACATTGAAGCAAGAAAAGTAG
- a CDS encoding AbrB/MazE/SpoVT family DNA-binding domain-containing protein: MKSTGVTRKLDQLGRIVIPMELRRTLAIEEKTPLEIYVEGEKIILKKYEAHGACAITGEVSDKNISLADGKITLSQAGAELIIEELQKNLVK, translated from the coding sequence ATGAAATCAACAGGAGTAACTCGAAAATTAGATCAATTAGGACGTATAGTTATACCAATGGAGTTAAGACGCACGCTGGCAATTGAAGAAAAGACACCATTAGAGATTTATGTAGAAGGTGAAAAGATTATCTTGAAAAAATATGAAGCGCATGGTGCTTGTGCAATAACAGGGGAAGTATCTGATAAAAATATTTCGTTAGCAGACGGAAAGATTACGCTAAGCCAAGCAGGTGCAGAGCTTATAATAGAGGAATTACAGAAGAATCTTGTAAAATAA
- a CDS encoding HAD-IA family hydrolase produces MNILWDFDGTLFDTYPAYTNILSLVLEEAVDKQEIYEKLKISYSHAIDYYNISRDQEEEIKRLKKTLSPKDMKPFDGVEEILKFANKNVIMTHKHRDGVLAILKYYGWDKYFVDMVTIDDGFPRKPNPLAYIHLHTKHGIDLVIGDRELDLLPAKELGIATCMFQSQGDVANYHLQDYSKFFNTDIPLAKRVFS; encoded by the coding sequence TTGAACATTTTATGGGATTTTGATGGAACTTTGTTTGATACGTATCCTGCGTATACAAACATACTCTCTTTGGTACTGGAAGAAGCAGTAGATAAACAGGAAATTTATGAAAAGCTAAAAATTTCGTATTCGCATGCAATTGATTACTATAACATTTCCAGGGATCAAGAAGAAGAGATAAAAAGATTAAAGAAAACATTATCTCCAAAAGATATGAAACCATTTGATGGTGTAGAAGAAATCTTAAAATTTGCAAATAAAAATGTAATTATGACACACAAGCATAGGGACGGAGTTTTAGCCATCTTAAAATACTATGGATGGGATAAATACTTTGTGGATATGGTTACAATTGATGATGGTTTCCCTCGTAAACCTAATCCATTAGCATACATTCATTTACATACAAAACACGGAATCGATCTAGTTATTGGAGACCGGGAGTTAGATTTATTACCTGCAAAAGAATTAGGAATTGCAACGTGCATGTTTCAAAGTCAAGGTGATGTTGCTAATTATCATTTACAAGACTACTCGAAATTTTTTAATACGGATATTCCATTAGCGAAACGGGTGTTCAGTTAA
- a CDS encoding GNAT family N-acetyltransferase — protein sequence MEQIYLQGKKVIVRKIEEKDIHSLYSQRYKEENPEWKKWDAPYFPFSIQEYSVYKGSLQAKLKEEPLSQLIIETDNEIIGTAGFYWEYKASRWLEIGITIYDPAYWNGGYGTEALQLYRDLLFENIEIGRVGLTTWSGNERMMKVAEKIGMKLEGRMRKCRYYNGTYYDSIRMGMIREEWEELREAKE from the coding sequence ATGGAACAGATATATTTACAAGGTAAAAAAGTGATAGTAAGAAAAATAGAAGAGAAAGATATACATTCTTTATATTCACAAAGATACAAAGAAGAAAACCCTGAGTGGAAAAAGTGGGATGCACCATACTTTCCATTTTCTATTCAAGAATATTCGGTGTATAAGGGAAGTTTGCAAGCTAAGCTAAAAGAGGAACCTTTGTCGCAACTTATTATTGAAACTGATAACGAAATAATTGGGACAGCTGGTTTCTATTGGGAATATAAGGCGTCACGCTGGTTAGAAATAGGGATCACCATTTATGACCCAGCATATTGGAATGGCGGTTATGGTACAGAAGCTTTGCAACTATATAGAGATTTATTATTCGAAAATATAGAGATTGGTAGGGTTGGATTAACGACTTGGTCTGGAAATGAACGAATGATGAAAGTTGCAGAAAAAATTGGGATGAAGTTAGAAGGTAGAATGCGAAAATGTCGTTACTATAATGGGACATATTATGATTCTATTAGAATGGGAATGATTCGTGAAGAGTGGGAAGAATTAAGAGAAGCGAAGGAGTGA